From Thalassococcus sp. S3, one genomic window encodes:
- the meaB gene encoding methylmalonyl Co-A mutase-associated GTPase MeaB, producing MDIAQLGEKILNGDRRALARAITLVESSRPDHREDAAALLDHLSASSREAIRIGLSGTPGVGKSTFIESFGMMLTAQGLRVAVLAVDPSSSRSGGSILGDKTRMDRLSRETGAFIRPSPSQTHLGGVARRTREAVAICEAAGFDVVLIETVGVGQSETVVSEMSDLFILLLAPAGGDELQGVKRGIMEMADMILINKADGDLKPAATRTCADYSGALRLLRKRPQDPDGFPKAMMVSALDEAGLDTAWAEMQGLTKWRRAEGHWSARRAAQARYWFEQEVRQALLSRLDDQDARADMDAIAQDVTRGVLSPTAGAKQMLERLEQGQTGSRRAS from the coding sequence ATGGATATTGCGCAGCTCGGTGAGAAAATCTTGAATGGCGACCGGCGGGCGCTTGCGCGGGCCATCACGCTGGTGGAAAGCAGCCGGCCTGATCACCGCGAGGATGCGGCAGCGCTTCTTGATCATCTTTCGGCCTCCTCACGCGAAGCGATACGCATCGGGCTGTCTGGCACGCCTGGGGTCGGGAAATCGACATTCATCGAAAGCTTCGGAATGATGCTGACCGCGCAGGGGCTGCGGGTTGCGGTTCTGGCGGTGGATCCCAGCTCGTCGCGCTCCGGCGGCTCGATCCTGGGCGACAAGACGCGCATGGACCGGCTGAGCCGGGAAACGGGCGCGTTCATTCGCCCCTCCCCAAGCCAGACGCATCTTGGCGGGGTGGCCCGCCGCACGCGCGAAGCTGTGGCCATTTGCGAGGCGGCTGGCTTTGATGTGGTTCTGATCGAAACAGTAGGTGTTGGGCAGTCGGAAACCGTGGTGTCCGAAATGTCGGATCTTTTCATTTTGCTGCTGGCGCCAGCCGGTGGGGACGAGTTGCAGGGCGTGAAGCGCGGCATCATGGAGATGGCCGACATGATCCTGATCAACAAGGCCGATGGCGATCTGAAACCGGCCGCCACGCGCACCTGCGCGGACTATTCCGGGGCTCTTCGGCTGTTGCGCAAACGCCCTCAGGATCCCGACGGGTTTCCCAAGGCGATGATGGTCTCGGCCCTGGATGAAGCGGGGCTGGACACCGCCTGGGCCGAGATGCAGGGCCTCACCAAATGGCGCCGGGCAGAGGGGCACTGGTCCGCACGCCGCGCGGCTCAGGCGCGGTATTGGTTCGAACAGGAGGTGCGCCAAGCCCTTCTGTCACGCCTGGACGATCAGGATGCCCGGGCCGATATGGACGCGATCGCCCAGGACGTCACGCGCGGGGTTCTGTCGCCCACGGCAGGAGCAAAGCAAATGCTCGAACGGTTGGAGCAAGGTCAAACCGGCTCCCGGCGCGCCAGCTAG
- a CDS encoding efflux RND transporter permease subunit — protein sequence MDLARFAIEKRLISAVSTVLILVAGYFAYMNLPRFEDPEFVIRQAQLITPYPGAGAEEVAEEVTEVIENAVQQLSGIKEVRSVSSPGRSNVTVEFTIAATPDYPELNQKFTQLRAKVSDAQADLPPNALATQVFDDFGDVYALYFAVVGEGYSIAELYEYAKDLQRELVTVGGVSKVVLNGVHDEVIYVEYSPARLIELGLAPGEIADILEGQNLVTPAGSIKAGQTRLEVRPETAVRSTDAIGNLLITNPQNGVAFRLADIATISRGFEDPATTLLFRDGRPAIGLGISNSLGGNVVTMGEAVKARMDALITERPIGIDILPISDQSETVATSIDDFVMNVVLALVIVVGTLLVFMGLRSGILMGGILLVTVAGTLFGMYIYGLDMQRISLGALIIALGMLVDNAIVVVEGTLVRVQNGEDASGAAQSVVAQTRWPLLGGTIVGLLAFSPIGFSPDNTGEYAGSLFWTISIALLFSWLVAIWLTPYYCQLLLKPQPETEHREGVILRSYRGLLGHAIRVRYLTVVLIFGLFGSAIALFSFVPPGFFPSSTRAQFVVDYFLPQGTDISQTQADILRISEHVRGLEGVTGTNTIVGGGHLRFMLIYEGENQNSAYGQILIDVEEFEQIDGLRADLQDWIDTEFPAANAKVWNFVLGPGAGSKIEARFFGADPVVLRNLADQAKQIMSDAGAIAIKDNWREQIQVVRPVINTENARRLGLTQGEISNALYTHLQGARLGVYREGDELRDVIMRPFEADRDDVGKLSDVQVFSQIAGGYIPITQVVDRFELVFEAGNLRRIDRKLAITAQADNPPGVLSGDLFAEVRTPIEEIPLPPGYTLEWKGEFGDSTEANAGLAGTMPLGFGAMFLVTLFLFSAWRQTIIIWMVVPLALIGVIYGLAGSQTPLEFMAILGILSLTGMLIKNAIVLLDETDTQIATGKMRMQAVLDSAVSRVRPVSLGVLTTVLGVVPLLWDPFFKSLAVVIICGLSFATVLTLIVVPTLYTIFFRITADET from the coding sequence TTGGATCTCGCGCGTTTCGCGATCGAGAAGCGGCTGATTTCAGCCGTCTCGACCGTTCTCATTCTGGTCGCTGGCTATTTTGCCTACATGAACCTCCCTCGCTTTGAGGATCCCGAATTCGTGATCCGGCAGGCGCAACTCATCACCCCGTATCCGGGTGCAGGGGCCGAGGAGGTGGCCGAAGAAGTCACCGAAGTGATTGAAAACGCGGTGCAGCAGCTCTCTGGCATCAAGGAAGTGCGCTCCGTCTCCTCTCCGGGGCGCAGCAATGTGACCGTTGAGTTTACCATCGCGGCCACGCCGGATTATCCGGAATTGAACCAGAAATTCACCCAACTCAGAGCAAAGGTAAGCGACGCACAGGCCGATCTACCGCCCAACGCTTTGGCAACCCAGGTTTTCGATGATTTCGGCGACGTCTATGCGCTTTACTTCGCGGTGGTCGGCGAAGGCTATTCCATTGCCGAGCTTTATGAGTATGCCAAGGATCTTCAGCGCGAACTGGTGACGGTGGGCGGCGTATCGAAGGTGGTGCTGAACGGGGTGCATGACGAGGTCATCTATGTCGAGTATTCCCCGGCCCGCCTGATCGAGCTTGGCCTGGCACCGGGCGAGATCGCCGACATCCTGGAAGGACAGAACCTGGTCACGCCGGCAGGTTCCATAAAGGCCGGTCAAACCCGCCTTGAGGTGCGCCCCGAAACGGCTGTCCGCTCGACCGATGCAATCGGGAACCTTTTGATCACCAACCCGCAGAACGGCGTGGCCTTCCGCCTGGCCGACATCGCGACAATCTCGCGGGGCTTTGAAGATCCTGCCACAACGCTTCTATTCCGCGATGGCCGGCCCGCGATCGGGCTGGGCATCTCGAACAGTCTTGGCGGCAACGTGGTGACCATGGGCGAGGCGGTGAAAGCCCGGATGGACGCGCTGATCACCGAGCGGCCCATTGGGATCGACATTCTGCCGATCTCGGATCAGTCCGAAACGGTTGCGACCTCTATCGACGATTTCGTCATGAACGTTGTGCTGGCCCTTGTCATCGTTGTCGGTACGCTTCTGGTTTTCATGGGCTTGCGATCCGGTATCCTGATGGGGGGCATTCTGCTGGTCACGGTCGCGGGCACGCTGTTCGGGATGTATATCTACGGGCTGGATATGCAGCGCATCTCGCTAGGTGCGCTGATCATCGCGCTTGGCATGCTGGTGGACAATGCAATCGTCGTCGTAGAAGGCACCCTGGTGCGCGTCCAGAATGGCGAGGACGCGTCAGGCGCCGCGCAATCCGTGGTCGCGCAAACCCGATGGCCGCTCCTTGGCGGAACGATCGTGGGACTTTTGGCCTTCTCTCCAATCGGCTTCTCACCCGACAATACAGGCGAATACGCAGGAAGCCTGTTCTGGACGATCTCCATCGCGCTCCTCTTTTCCTGGCTGGTCGCGATCTGGCTCACCCCCTATTATTGCCAACTGCTTCTGAAGCCCCAACCCGAAACCGAACACCGTGAAGGTGTGATCCTGCGGTCCTATCGCGGGCTTCTGGGGCACGCGATACGGGTCCGTTACCTGACGGTCGTGCTTATCTTCGGGCTTTTCGGGTCGGCCATCGCGCTGTTCAGCTTCGTGCCGCCCGGTTTCTTTCCGTCGTCGACGCGTGCGCAATTCGTTGTCGATTACTTCTTGCCGCAGGGCACTGACATTTCGCAAACGCAGGCGGATATCCTTCGGATCAGCGAACATGTGCGGGGGCTGGAAGGTGTGACCGGCACCAATACGATTGTCGGCGGCGGGCATCTGCGCTTCATGCTCATCTATGAAGGCGAGAACCAGAATTCGGCCTACGGTCAGATCCTGATCGATGTGGAGGAGTTCGAGCAGATCGACGGGCTGCGGGCCGATCTGCAGGACTGGATCGACACCGAGTTTCCCGCCGCCAATGCCAAGGTCTGGAACTTTGTTCTCGGTCCGGGGGCCGGTTCGAAAATCGAGGCCCGTTTCTTTGGCGCCGATCCGGTCGTTTTGCGCAACCTCGCGGATCAGGCAAAGCAGATCATGTCCGATGCGGGTGCCATCGCGATCAAGGACAACTGGCGGGAGCAGATCCAGGTGGTGCGCCCGGTGATCAACACCGAAAACGCCCGGCGTCTGGGCCTCACGCAGGGAGAGATCTCGAACGCGCTCTACACGCATCTGCAGGGCGCGCGGCTGGGCGTCTACCGGGAAGGGGACGAATTGCGTGATGTCATCATGCGTCCTTTCGAGGCGGACCGCGACGATGTCGGAAAGCTGAGTGACGTGCAGGTGTTCAGCCAGATCGCCGGCGGTTACATCCCGATCACGCAGGTCGTGGATCGTTTCGAGCTTGTCTTTGAGGCTGGCAATCTCAGACGCATCGACCGGAAACTTGCAATCACCGCGCAGGCGGATAACCCGCCGGGCGTGCTTTCCGGAGATCTTTTTGCCGAGGTGCGCACGCCAATCGAGGAGATCCCCCTGCCACCCGGCTATACGCTGGAATGGAAAGGGGAGTTCGGCGATTCAACCGAGGCCAATGCAGGTCTTGCCGGCACCATGCCCCTCGGCTTTGGCGCGATGTTTCTTGTCACGCTCTTTCTCTTCAGTGCCTGGCGGCAGACGATCATCATCTGGATGGTCGTGCCCCTTGCGCTGATCGGGGTGATCTATGGACTTGCAGGCAGCCAGACGCCCCTGGAATTCATGGCGATTCTTGGCATCCTGTCGCTGACAGGCATGCTGATCAAGAACGCCATCGTGCTGCTGGACGAGACGGACACGCAAATCGCCACCGGCAAGATGCGGATGCAGGCCGTGCTCGACAGCGCCGTCAGCCGCGTCCGTCCGGTCTCACTCGGGGTGCTGACAACGGTTTTGGGGGTCGTACCGTTGCTGTGGGATCCGTTTTTCAAATCGCTGGCCGTCGTGATCATCTGCGGACTTAGCTTTGCGACGGTGTTGACGCTGATCGTCGTGCCGACGCTTTATACGATCTTCTTCCGGATTACCGCCGACGAGACATGA
- a CDS encoding efflux RND transporter periplasmic adaptor subunit: protein MKRLVLASVLATAFLWPVGKLAAQDVPRPAKVVTVQQTSSEIRRSYPALVLPSAEVELSFQVSGRVIQLPVRGAMQVAEGDLIAALDPRDFETQVVQLESQRDQANAELSALRTGARAEEIVALEAAVASAQAQVDQARDQAVRTRELAQRGVVASARLEQDEASLRVAEANLQAQMEQLQIGRAGGRPEEIQAAEAAIRGLEAQLQVARNNLDYTTLEAPFDGVIARRDIENFSNIQAGQSVALLQALNIVHLSFDVPGADVTRLTANGPDAITNQVVFDALPGQVFDSETVEFSVQADAATQTYRGRVAVTIPENAFILPGMVGRVLASTPGNLKDLMIPLTSVAAGPDGEPFVWIVGENGSVAQRSVELGDMSGDRVVVKDGLEAGETIIAAGVSQIIDGMTIRPITHIGG from the coding sequence ATGAAACGTTTGGTTTTGGCGTCAGTTCTCGCAACTGCATTTCTCTGGCCTGTCGGCAAACTCGCGGCACAAGACGTACCTCGACCGGCGAAAGTGGTCACGGTTCAGCAAACCTCCTCAGAAATCCGGAGAAGTTATCCCGCGCTCGTTTTGCCGTCGGCCGAGGTGGAGCTGTCGTTCCAGGTCAGCGGGCGGGTCATCCAGCTTCCGGTGCGGGGCGCGATGCAGGTGGCCGAAGGAGATCTGATCGCGGCCCTTGATCCGCGCGATTTCGAAACACAGGTCGTGCAGCTTGAAAGCCAGAGAGATCAGGCGAATGCCGAACTCAGCGCCCTACGGACGGGCGCGCGCGCGGAAGAGATCGTGGCGCTCGAGGCTGCGGTGGCCTCTGCCCAGGCGCAGGTGGACCAGGCCCGCGATCAGGCGGTCAGAACACGGGAACTGGCACAGCGGGGCGTGGTCGCATCCGCCCGGCTTGAGCAGGACGAGGCCAGTCTGCGGGTGGCAGAGGCCAATCTGCAGGCCCAGATGGAGCAGCTTCAAATCGGTCGCGCAGGCGGAAGACCCGAGGAGATCCAGGCCGCCGAAGCCGCCATTCGGGGACTTGAGGCGCAGTTGCAGGTGGCCCGGAACAACCTCGACTATACGACGCTCGAAGCCCCGTTTGACGGGGTCATCGCGCGCAGGGATATCGAAAATTTCTCGAACATACAGGCGGGTCAGAGCGTCGCGTTGCTGCAAGCGCTGAATATCGTGCACCTGTCTTTTGACGTGCCGGGCGCGGATGTCACCCGCCTCACGGCCAACGGACCCGACGCGATTACCAACCAAGTGGTCTTTGACGCGTTGCCGGGGCAGGTTTTCGACTCCGAAACCGTCGAATTCTCGGTTCAGGCAGATGCCGCGACGCAGACCTACAGGGGACGTGTTGCGGTGACGATCCCGGAAAACGCATTCATTCTGCCTGGCATGGTGGGCCGGGTGCTGGCCTCTACGCCGGGCAACCTGAAGGATCTGATGATCCCGCTGACCTCGGTCGCGGCGGGACCGGACGGAGAGCCGTTTGTCTGGATCGTCGGCGAGAACGGCAGTGTTGCGCAAAGATCCGTCGAACTGGGCGATATGTCCGGGGACCGCGTCGTGGTGAAGGACGGGCTTGAAGCCGGTGAAACGATCATCGCCGCCGGGGTCAGTCAGATCATTGACGGCATGACCATTCGTCCCATCACGCATATCGGGGGATAA
- a CDS encoding ion channel: MDWGFQVLWGTALLATCAVAHIGIVAISIPLFQKLFEMLDPGWTTRRIAVMLCFGVLVIAFAHTVQIWTWALSFFVFQGFESFEASFYFATATYTTLGYGDLVLGQDLRVFGTFASITGLLTFGISTSLLITLIVRLMPTLLDDPE; the protein is encoded by the coding sequence ATGGATTGGGGATTTCAGGTTCTGTGGGGCACGGCGCTTCTGGCCACCTGCGCTGTTGCGCATATCGGCATCGTCGCGATCAGCATCCCCTTGTTCCAAAAGCTGTTCGAAATGCTTGATCCCGGATGGACGACCCGTCGCATTGCGGTAATGCTGTGTTTTGGCGTGCTGGTCATTGCGTTCGCGCATACAGTGCAGATCTGGACCTGGGCGCTCTCCTTTTTCGTTTTCCAGGGCTTCGAGAGTTTTGAGGCCAGCTTCTATTTTGCCACGGCAACCTACACGACGTTGGGCTACGGTGATCTGGTTCTTGGCCAGGACCTTCGGGTCTTTGGCACCTTCGCGTCGATCACCGGTCTTTTGACCTTCGGGATCAGCACATCTTTGCTGATCACCCTGATCGTGCGGCTGATGCCGACGCTGCTCGACGATCCCGAATGA
- a CDS encoding MFS transporter encodes MTDASPRSEAEATSAWAPFGRAPFAVLWVATVISNVGTWMNDVGAGWLMTELSPSPFVVAAVQAATTLPVFLFALLAGAVADIVDRRKMLLLVNLLLFLVVAALAILVALDAMTPALLLAFTFLIGTGAAFLAPAWQAIVPKLVPRSELPSAIALNSMGINVSRAIGPALAGALIVSIGLYAPFALNALSFLAILAALLWWRPASAPSPRLPAEHVLGAVRAGLNYAVYSPPLRATLVRAAAFFAFASAYWAMLPLIARSILDGGAPLYGILLGAVGAGAVAGALVLPKIRRRLDPNQIVAAGTIGTATVLVLFAVVPSVGVAIAASALGGASWIAVLSTMHVSAQTALPDWVRARGLSIFLTVFFGAMSGGSLIWGQVANLYGLPIALLAAALGAIVFIPLSRHAKLGQGADMDLAPSMHWPEPVLDVEAPAQRGPVMVQITYEIAAEDQDTFRALMSALADARRRNGAFGWTLMQEAEHPTRFVETWFEASWKQHLRHHERVTGDDRALQDQIRALHRPDEAPNVRHFIAQTAAGAET; translated from the coding sequence ATGACCGACGCTTCACCGCGCTCTGAAGCCGAAGCCACCAGCGCCTGGGCCCCGTTCGGCCGCGCGCCATTTGCTGTATTATGGGTCGCCACCGTCATCTCGAATGTCGGCACCTGGATGAACGATGTGGGCGCGGGCTGGCTGATGACCGAGCTTTCCCCCTCGCCCTTCGTCGTGGCCGCTGTTCAGGCCGCCACGACGCTGCCGGTTTTTCTCTTCGCTCTGCTGGCGGGTGCGGTCGCCGATATCGTGGATCGTCGCAAGATGTTGCTGCTGGTCAACCTTTTGCTTTTTCTGGTCGTTGCGGCGCTGGCCATTCTTGTCGCGCTGGACGCAATGACGCCGGCACTTTTGCTTGCTTTCACGTTCCTCATCGGAACCGGGGCTGCCTTTCTGGCGCCCGCATGGCAGGCTATCGTGCCCAAGCTGGTGCCCCGCTCCGAACTGCCATCCGCCATCGCGCTGAACTCCATGGGGATCAATGTCAGCCGCGCCATCGGGCCCGCCCTGGCTGGCGCATTGATCGTCAGCATCGGGCTTTATGCTCCGTTTGCCCTGAATGCCCTCAGCTTTCTGGCAATCCTCGCGGCGCTTCTGTGGTGGCGCCCGGCCTCTGCACCGTCCCCGCGTTTGCCAGCCGAACACGTGCTTGGCGCCGTGCGCGCCGGGTTGAACTATGCCGTCTACAGTCCGCCCCTGCGCGCCACCTTGGTGCGGGCCGCCGCGTTCTTCGCCTTTGCCAGCGCGTATTGGGCCATGCTGCCTTTGATTGCCCGCAGCATCCTTGATGGCGGCGCCCCCCTTTACGGCATCCTTTTGGGCGCGGTCGGTGCGGGCGCCGTGGCAGGCGCACTGGTACTGCCGAAAATCCGCAGGAGACTGGACCCGAACCAGATCGTCGCGGCAGGCACGATCGGGACCGCCACGGTTCTGGTTCTCTTTGCCGTTGTGCCTAGTGTCGGCGTTGCCATCGCGGCATCCGCCCTGGGTGGCGCAAGCTGGATCGCCGTGCTTTCCACGATGCATGTGTCAGCGCAGACGGCCCTGCCCGACTGGGTGCGTGCGCGCGGCTTGTCCATCTTTCTCACGGTCTTTTTCGGCGCGATGTCGGGCGGCAGTCTGATCTGGGGACAGGTTGCAAACCTTTACGGCCTGCCCATTGCCCTGCTTGCAGCGGCCCTTGGCGCGATAGTCTTCATCCCTTTGTCCCGGCACGCGAAACTTGGCCAGGGCGCGGATATGGATCTGGCTCCGTCCATGCACTGGCCCGAACCGGTGCTGGATGTCGAGGCGCCCGCGCAACGGGGTCCGGTCATGGTGCAGATCACCTACGAGATCGCGGCTGAGGATCAGGACACGTTCCGCGCCCTTATGTCGGCCTTGGCCGATGCCCGCCGGCGGAATGGCGCCTTTGGCTGGACCCTGATGCAAGAGGCGGAGCATCCGACACGTTTCGTCGAGACCTGGTTCGAAGCATCATGGAAGCAGCATCTGCGTCACCACGAAAGGGTGACGGGCGACGACCGCGCCCTGCAAGACCAGATCAGGGCCCTGCATCGACCAGATGAGGCCCCGAACGTGCGCCACTTCATTGCCCAGACAGCCGCCGGCGCAGAGACATAA
- a CDS encoding amidohydrolase, translated as MTSRQDLILHNGRITTLDPGQPDAQAILIREGVVDDIGIDADIMARAGDETVVIDLAGRRVIPGLNDSHTHLIRGGLNYNMELRWENVPSLADALRMLREQADRTPAPQWVRVVGGWSEFQFAERRMPTLEEINAAAPETPVFILHLYGRALLNGAALRALGIDRDTPNPPGGTIERGPNGEPTGLLLATPSAFILYSTLTQGPRLPVEDQINSTRHYMREMNRLGITSVIDAGGGGQNFPDDYDVIQRLHEDDQLTVRIAYNLFAQTPGEELSDYERWLGMTEPGAGDAMLRMNGAGENLTWSAADFENFLEPRPDPAPTMESELEPIVEMLATNAWPFRIHATYDETIDRFLTVFERVNGRSPFETRFIIDHAETISPRNIERVKALGGGIAVQHRMAFQGEYFADRYGARAAEATPPVARMLDMDLPVGLGTDATRVASYDPWVGLYWLTTGRTLGGLRLYPEAQTLDRQTALRLYTHGSAWFSGEQDVKGTLARGQYADLAVLSADYLSVPAEEIRQLSSVLTIVGGKIVYGAGDYADFDPQMPPASPDWSPVNALPSPAERTAALQPETQFARACHDGCANGCGLHGHDHQIAWTTPLPIREDAKTSFWGALGCSCFAA; from the coding sequence ATGACCAGTCGCCAAGACCTGATTTTGCACAATGGCCGTATCACCACCCTTGATCCGGGTCAGCCGGATGCTCAGGCCATCCTGATCCGCGAAGGTGTGGTCGACGATATCGGCATCGACGCCGACATCATGGCACGGGCCGGCGATGAGACGGTCGTGATTGACCTCGCCGGACGGCGCGTGATCCCGGGGCTGAATGACAGTCATACCCACCTGATCCGCGGCGGGCTGAACTACAATATGGAATTGCGGTGGGAAAACGTGCCGTCGCTGGCGGACGCGCTGCGCATGCTTCGCGAACAGGCCGACCGGACCCCCGCGCCGCAATGGGTAAGGGTGGTCGGCGGCTGGTCGGAATTTCAGTTTGCCGAACGGCGCATGCCAACGTTGGAGGAGATCAACGCGGCGGCACCGGAAACCCCGGTCTTTATCCTGCATCTTTACGGGCGGGCCCTTTTGAACGGCGCGGCCCTGCGCGCTTTGGGCATTGATCGCGATACTCCGAACCCGCCGGGCGGCACGATCGAGCGCGGCCCGAACGGAGAGCCCACGGGACTGCTGCTCGCAACCCCTTCGGCCTTCATTCTCTATTCCACGCTTACGCAGGGGCCACGCCTGCCTGTCGAGGATCAGATCAACTCCACCCGTCACTATATGCGCGAGATGAACCGGCTGGGCATCACCTCGGTCATCGATGCCGGTGGCGGGGGGCAGAATTTCCCCGATGACTACGACGTCATCCAGCGGCTGCATGAGGATGATCAGCTCACGGTGCGCATCGCCTACAATCTCTTTGCCCAGACCCCCGGTGAAGAGCTGAGCGATTATGAACGCTGGCTGGGGATGACCGAACCCGGAGCGGGTGACGCGATGCTGCGCATGAACGGCGCGGGCGAAAACCTGACATGGTCAGCGGCGGATTTCGAGAACTTCCTCGAGCCGCGCCCGGATCCCGCCCCCACGATGGAGAGTGAGCTGGAGCCCATTGTCGAAATGCTGGCCACGAATGCCTGGCCGTTCCGCATCCACGCCACCTACGACGAAACCATCGACCGCTTCCTGACGGTGTTCGAAAGGGTGAACGGGCGTAGTCCGTTTGAGACGCGGTTCATCATTGATCACGCCGAAACGATCAGTCCGCGCAATATCGAGCGGGTCAAGGCCCTGGGCGGCGGGATTGCCGTTCAGCATCGCATGGCCTTTCAGGGTGAATATTTTGCCGACCGCTATGGCGCGCGGGCCGCCGAAGCCACCCCGCCCGTCGCGCGGATGCTGGACATGGATCTGCCCGTCGGGCTGGGCACGGATGCAACGCGCGTGGCCTCTTATGACCCCTGGGTTGGGCTTTATTGGCTGACGACGGGCCGAACGCTGGGCGGTTTGCGGCTTTATCCAGAAGCGCAGACGTTGGACCGGCAAACGGCACTACGCCTCTATACGCACGGGTCGGCATGGTTCTCGGGAGAGCAGGACGTAAAGGGCACGCTCGCGCGCGGCCAATACGCGGATCTTGCCGTGCTCTCGGCAGACTATCTGTCGGTCCCGGCCGAGGAGATCCGGCAATTGTCTTCGGTTCTGACCATTGTCGGCGGAAAGATCGTCTACGGCGCGGGCGACTATGCGGACTTTGATCCGCAGATGCCTCCGGCCTCCCCTGACTGGAGTCCGGTCAATGCATTGCCAAGCCCGGCAGAACGAACGGCCGCTTTGCAGCCGGAAACACAGTTTGCGCGGGCCTGTCATGATGGATGCGCCAATGGATGCGGACTTCACGGGCATGATCACCAGATTGCCTGGACCACGCCGCTCCCGATCCGGGAGGACGCGAAAACGTCTTTCTGGGGTGCCCTTGGATGTTCCTGCTTCGCAGCCTGA
- a CDS encoding hydrolase, protein MTKAPDLLTPENCQLIFIDHQPQMAFSVSSIDIQTLKNNVVLLAKAAKLFGIPTTITTVETQAFSGYVYPELLTVFPDHPILERTSMNSWDDQKVRDALAEAGPERKKVLVSGLWTEVCNNSFAFSAMAEGGYDLFMLADASGGTSVAAHDYAMQRMVQAGVVPMTTLQTVLEWQRDWARRDTYDDLMALFQEHAGGYGMGIDYAYTHVHKAPPRATGGEVLDPVPAASDPVAAQ, encoded by the coding sequence ATGACCAAAGCCCCTGATCTTCTCACCCCCGAAAACTGCCAGCTGATTTTCATCGACCATCAGCCGCAGATGGCCTTCAGTGTTTCGTCCATCGACATACAAACCTTAAAAAACAATGTGGTTTTACTCGCAAAAGCTGCAAAGCTTTTCGGTATCCCCACAACGATCACGACGGTCGAAACCCAAGCTTTTTCCGGATACGTCTACCCCGAACTCCTGACCGTTTTCCCGGATCATCCGATCCTGGAACGGACATCCATGAATTCCTGGGACGATCAGAAAGTCCGCGATGCGCTGGCCGAAGCGGGGCCCGAGCGCAAGAAGGTTCTCGTCTCCGGCCTCTGGACCGAGGTCTGCAACAACAGCTTTGCGTTTTCAGCCATGGCAGAGGGCGGGTACGACCTGTTCATGCTCGCGGATGCGTCAGGGGGCACGTCGGTCGCGGCCCATGACTACGCGATGCAACGCATGGTGCAGGCTGGCGTGGTTCCGATGACGACCTTGCAGACGGTGCTGGAATGGCAGCGCGACTGGGCCCGGCGCGACACCTATGACGATTTGATGGCGCTCTTTCAGGAGCATGCCGGAGGATACGGCATGGGTATCGATTATGCCTATACCCACGTGCACAAGGCCCCGCCGCGCGCGACGGGAGGCGAGGTGCTGGACCCCGTTCCGGCGGCATCCGACCCTGTCGCCGCACAATAA
- a CDS encoding helix-turn-helix domain-containing protein translates to MTKTSGNDDFRLPRGCPLDKVLRLLAGDWTSHILWVLSRNGPTRHGELRRLVEGISSKVLTDRLRMLETEGIVFREYEPTIPPKVTYGLTERGQKLDTALKSIEGVARLF, encoded by the coding sequence ATGACCAAAACGTCGGGAAATGATGACTTTCGCCTGCCTCGGGGATGCCCGCTCGACAAAGTTCTGAGATTGCTGGCCGGGGACTGGACATCGCATATCCTCTGGGTGCTCAGCCGCAATGGGCCCACCCGCCACGGCGAACTGCGCCGCCTTGTCGAAGGCATCTCGTCCAAGGTGCTCACGGATCGTCTGCGCATGCTGGAAACCGAAGGCATCGTATTCCGGGAATACGAGCCGACGATACCGCCAAAGGTCACCTATGGCCTGACGGAGCGCGGGCAAAAGCTCGATACCGCCCTGAAGAGCATAGAAGGCGTGGCAAGACTCTTCTGA